From Anaerolineae bacterium:
CCACCTGCGCCAGGCGGTCATTGCCACGGAGGATGCCACCTTTTACCGGAACCCGGGCTTTTCGCCGCGCGGCATCCTGCGCTCCTTGTGGCTGAATCTGCGCGCCGGCCGAGTGGTGGCCGGCGGCAGTACCATCACTCAGCAGGTGGTGCGCAGTCTTCTGCTTTCGCCGGAAGAGCGCTATGAGACCTCCCTGCGCCGCAAAATCCGCGAGGCCACCCTGGCGTATCGCCTGACCCGCCGCTACTCCAAGGATGAGATTCTGGCGCTGTATCTCAACCAGACCTATTTCGGCAACTTTGCCTTTGGGGTCGAGGCCGCCGCCCGCGCCTATTTCGGCGTCCCGGCCGCGGAGCTGGACCTGGCCCAGGCGGCCCTGCTGGCCGGCCTGATCCAGTCGCCGGCGGCCTACAACCCGCTGGAACATCCGGACGCCGCGATGGAACGTCAGCGCGTGGTCCTGCGCCTCATGGTTCAGCAGGGCTATCTCACGGAGGAGGAAGCGGAACAGGCGGCGCGGGAGCCGCTGTATTTCTCCTCCTCCCCCTTCCCATATCTGCTGGAAGCGCCCCATTTCTCCGCCTATGTGGCCGGCATCCTGGAGCGCGAGCTGGGAACCGACCGCCTGCGCCAGGGCGGCCTGCGCGTCTACACCACCCTTGACCTGGACTTCCAGCGCATTGCACTGGAGGTGACGCGCCGGCGCCTGGAGGAGCTGAATCGGCCGGACGAGCAGGGGGTGCGCCGGCGCGTGGACAACGCCGCGGTGGTCATCCTGGACCCGAACACCGGCGATATTCTGGCCATGGTCGGCAGTCCGGACTATACGAATGCCCGCATCAGCGGCGCTATGAACGCCGCGCTGGCCCTGCGCCAGCCCGGCTCCGCCCTCAAACCCTTCACCTATGCCACGGCCTTCCAAAGCGGCCTCTACACGCCAGCCACCATGATCCTCGATATCCCGACCACTTTCCTGACCGCCGAGGGCAAGGTCTATGCGCCGCAGAACTACGACCTGCGCTTTCATGGGCCGGTTTCGGCGCGCACGGCGCTGGCCTCATCGCTGAACCTGCCGGCGGTGCGGGTGTTGAGCGACATCGGCGTACAACCGGTCATCGACCTGTGTGCGCGGCTGGGCATCACCTCTCTCCAGTCTGCCGAGCGCTACGGCCTGACGCTGACCCTGGGTGGGGGAGAGGTGTCCCTGCTGGAGCTGACGCGGGCCTATGCCGGCCTGGCGGCCGGCGGCCGGCGGGTGGAGATCCGCGCCATCGCGCGCGTGGAGGACGCGGAGGGGAACATCCTGCGCCAGTGGCAGGCCGGCCCCTCCTCCCAGGTCATCACTCCACAGACAGCATTCCTCATCACCGACATTCTGGCGGACGCGCAGGCCCGCCGGCTGGGCTTCGGCGCGTCGCCGTGGCTGAGATTGGACCGGCCGGCGGCGGTCAAGACGGGCACCACCACCGATTGGCGGGATAACTGGACCATTGGCTATACCCCGGACTACGTGACCGGTGTTTGGGTGGGCAATGCCGACAACGCCCCCATGTACGGCGTCTCGGGGGTCAGCGGCGCCGGCCCCATCTGGCACGACATCATGCTGCGCATCCATCAGGGCCGGCCGCGGCGGGGGTTTGCCCGCCCCGACGGATTGGTGCAGGTGGAGGTCTGCGCCGTCTCCGGCCTCCTGCCCAACCCTGACTGTCCACACCGCCGGCTGGAGTGGTTTATCGAGGGCACACAGCCGACAGAAACCTGTCCCCTGCATCAGCGTTTTCACATTGACCGCCGCACCGGCCAGCTCGCGGATGCGTCCACGCCGGCGGAGGAGGTGGTGGAGCGGGTGTACCTGGTACTGCCGGCGGAAGCCCAGGCATGGGCGCGGCAGGAACAACTGCCTCAACCGCCCACCTCTCATCCTCCTTCCTATGCGATCAGCCGGGCGGCCGGCCCATCGCCCATCTGGCTGGCCAGCCCCGCCGCCGGCGATGTCTATCGTCTGAACCCCGCCCTGCCGCGCCAGACCCAGCGCCTCGAGGTCTTGGCGGAGGTACAGCCCGGCCTGCGCCTGACGCCGGTGGAGCTGTACGTGGACGATGTCCTGCTGGCGCGCCTGGAGTCCCCGCCGTACGCGGCTCGCTGGGAGCTGGAAGCCGGCCGGCACCGCTTCCGGGCGCGCGGCCGCACGGAGGCCGGCGAGTGGCTGGAAAGCCCAACCGTGGAGATTGTCGTCAAAGAGTGATGGTCTTATACCCCAAAATATACACATTTGTTTTGACAATGCGGCCACTCAGTGCTATAATATTTGTTGTGCTGGTCTGACCTGGTGAGGGATGATTGGAGGGGGAAGATTACCATGAGCAGTAAGGATAACCGCCCGGTCTATACCATCGCTACCGCGGCAGAACTGTTGGGCGTCCACCCGAGGACTCTGCGCCTCTACGAGGCCGCCGGCCTGGTCAAACCCGCCCGCCGCAACAACCGCCGTATCTATTCCAACAATGACTTGCGCTGGATCCGCTGTATCCGCTACCTGATCCACGAACAGGGCCTCAATCAGGAAGGCATCCGCCGGCTGTTGGCGCTGATGCCCTGCTGGGAGATCCGCGGTTGTCCTCCCGAGCAGTACCAGAACTGTGAGGCGCGCCGTGACCGCACCACGCCCTGCTGGGCCATCGCCTCCATGACCTGCCGGCAGGAGCAGAAATGTCACACCTGCGATGTGTACCTGCGGGCGCGGGAGCGACTGCTGGATGAGGGTGAACTCCAGCACATGGATGAGCAGGCTCCGGAACTGCCGTAAATGGAATTTGCTGCGTTGGCCGATGCCGGCGTTCGTTCGCCCGGCTGATTCTCTCTGCCCATACGCGTTTTCATCGGTCCATATCTTAAAGCCCGGAAAAGGAGCACACCATGAACATCGACCAGTACAACTTCCCCGATGATCTGCTGTACGACCGCGAACACAGTTGGGCGCGCGTGGAGGGTTCGGTGGTCACCCAGGGGCTGACCGATTTCGGTCAGAGCCTGGCCGGCGAAATCGTCTATGTGGAGGTCCCCCGCAAAGGGCGCGAGGTCAAGCAGGGCGAGCCGTTTATGTCCATGGAATCGGGCAAGTGGGTTGGCCGCATTAAAGCGGTGGTCAGCGGCAAGATCGTCGCCGCCAATGAGGAGCTGGAGTGGGAAAGCACCCAGGTCAACCATGACCCGTACGGGGCCGGCTGGCTGGTGAAGATCGAGATGTCGGACCCGTCGGAGCTGGACAAGCTGATGAAGCCGCAGGACCCGGCCTTCGCGGAGTTCATCGCCGCGGAGCGGGCGAAGTACGGCAAATAACGACGACCCTTTCGGCGGCGGTTGCGGCTTCATGGAGTGGGAGAGGCGAGAGGTTCGGGCGACCCTTACGCCGGCCGGCGAGGCCCTGGTGGAGCTTGCCGGCCGGCAATTGCTGGTGCGGCGCAAAATCGAGGTGGCGGTGCAGGCCGCCGGCCTCTGTCCGGTGGAGCTGATCGGGGTGGCGCTGGCGTCCTGAATGGTGCTGACCATGGCGGCGGTCGCCGCCGCGAAGGGGATGCCGGCCGGCGTCTTTTCGGTGGTCGTGCGCATGCAAACCGCCCCGGACGGCCGGGGCGGTGTTACATTTGAGAACACTATTCACTTGTCCTCGAGCTACAGTCCGCGCGAACAGCGCATTCTATACAACTCTGCCCGCACCTGTGAGGTGCACCATATCCTGCGGGGGCCGGTCTGTTTCCGCGAGGAGCTGTGCGTGGATGATGAGGGGGAGGATGCCGGCGTGACCTCTTGACGCACTGCCAGGTGTGCGCGTCAGGAAGCGGCTTGCCGGCTCAACACCCGCTCCACCGCCTCGATCAGCTCCTGAGGTCCGAAGGGCTTCGTGATGTAATCATCCACCTTGGCAATGTGCAGGCCCAGCACCTTGTCAATGGACTGCGCCTTGGCAGTGACCACCACCACGGGAATATGCTGGAGGCGCGGGTTCGCCCGTACCTGCCGGAACACCTCCCACCCGTCCATGTCAGGCATCATCAGGTCCAGCAGGATGAGATCGGGCACCTGAGCTTCCAGGGCTTTCATGCCCTCTTCGCCCCCGACCGCCCCCAGGACCTTATACCCCCGGCGTTCCAGGATCAGCCGGATCAGGTCGATCATCTCCGGCTCGTCCTCGATGCAGAGAATGACGGGCTGTCGTGCGGCCTCTGACTTTGTTTCCTGCGCCATCGTGATCTCCCCTCGTCCTGGACAGCTCACTGAGCAGAATGGCCTGCCGCAATCTTATATCAAATTACCAATTTGGTCAACAGCCGATTCTCAATATTCCTTCGCCGGCTCCTCACCGCGCAGGACGCGCAGGACACCCTGGGTCATGGCCAGCAGTTCATCCTCGCCGGGATAGACGAGCACCGGGGCGATCCATTCCACCCGCGGCCGGATCCAGTTGATGAGCATCTCCGAATGCGCCAGGCCGCCGGTGAGCACGATGGCATCCACCTGGCCGTACAGCACGGTGGCGGCCAGGCCGATTTCCTTGGCGATCTGATAGGCCATGGCCTCATAGACGAGCCGGGCGTGGGCATCGCCGGCCAGGATGCGCCGCTCCACCTCAGTGGCATTGTTGGTGCCCAGATGCGCTACCAGCCCGCCCTGCCCGACGATCTTGCGCATCATTTGCTCATAGGTGTACTTGCCGGAATAGCACATGCGCACCACGTCGCCCACGGGCAGGCCGCCGGCGCGCTCCGGGCTGAACGGCCCCGTCCCATCCAGCGCCTGATTCACGTCCACCATGCGGCCCTTGCGGTGGGCGCTGACCGAGATGCCGCCGCCCATGTGGGCGATGACCAGGTTCAGCTCGTGATAAGGTTTGCCCAGGTCTTTGCCGGCGCGCCGGCCCATCGCCTTCATGTTCAGCGCGTGGGAAAGGGACTTGCGCTCGATCTCCGGCAGGCCGGAGATGCGGGCGATATCGTCGAACTCGTCCACGCAGACCGGGTCAACGATGTACGCGGAGACGCCGGCCTGCACGGCAATCTCATGGGCGATGACGGCGCCCAGGTTCGAGGCATGCTCGCGCTCTTTCGGGGCCTGCAGGTCGGCCAACATGCGCTCGTTGACCAGATATGTCCCGCTCTCAATGGGCCGCAGGAGACCGCCCCGCCCGACCACCGCATGCAGGGAGGCGATGGGGATGGCGTGGCGCTGAAGGGCGTTCAATACCGCGTCCCTGCGCAGGGGGTACTGGTCAAAAATGCGGGTGTACTTTGCCAGCTCCTGGGCGTCGTGATGGATAACTTCGGTGAAGAGCGGCGTCTCGTCCTCGAAAACGGCGATCTTGGTAGATGTGGAACCGGGATTGATGGCCAGGATGCGGAACATGGCGACACTCCTTTGTGTACGGATACTGCCGGCGTCCGAGCCAATGATACATGTTCAGCCGTTGGATGTGGGTAAAATGTACCATACATGCGCGGTGCTGTCCAATTCGCCGGCCCGTATCTTGGCCGGCCGGCGGTGTCGTGGTATAATAATCCGCACGGCCGGCGGCCCCCGCCCCGGCATACATTTTGCAGAAGCGTCGAGGGACCCGGACATATGGCGGGTGAGATCATATCGGAGCATATTATCCTCAACGGGAGGGTCCTGCCGAAGGCGTCAGCCACTATCTCGGTGCTGAACTCCGCCCTGTTCTACAGCTTCGGCGTCTATGAGTCCATCGAGGTAGATG
This genomic window contains:
- the pbpC gene encoding penicillin-binding protein 1C encodes the protein MTLNPSEMMGTACSTTERRPSRVRRFLRAALLLALVLETLLLGGAGLYYALLVCDLPPVEGVSARLSAPSSFIYDRQGRVIHEVIHPEAGKNVPLSLEDIPLHLRQAVIATEDATFYRNPGFSPRGILRSLWLNLRAGRVVAGGSTITQQVVRSLLLSPEERYETSLRRKIREATLAYRLTRRYSKDEILALYLNQTYFGNFAFGVEAAARAYFGVPAAELDLAQAALLAGLIQSPAAYNPLEHPDAAMERQRVVLRLMVQQGYLTEEEAEQAAREPLYFSSSPFPYLLEAPHFSAYVAGILERELGTDRLRQGGLRVYTTLDLDFQRIALEVTRRRLEELNRPDEQGVRRRVDNAAVVILDPNTGDILAMVGSPDYTNARISGAMNAALALRQPGSALKPFTYATAFQSGLYTPATMILDIPTTFLTAEGKVYAPQNYDLRFHGPVSARTALASSLNLPAVRVLSDIGVQPVIDLCARLGITSLQSAERYGLTLTLGGGEVSLLELTRAYAGLAAGGRRVEIRAIARVEDAEGNILRQWQAGPSSQVITPQTAFLITDILADAQARRLGFGASPWLRLDRPAAVKTGTTTDWRDNWTIGYTPDYVTGVWVGNADNAPMYGVSGVSGAGPIWHDIMLRIHQGRPRRGFARPDGLVQVEVCAVSGLLPNPDCPHRRLEWFIEGTQPTETCPLHQRFHIDRRTGQLADASTPAEEVVERVYLVLPAEAQAWARQEQLPQPPTSHPPSYAISRAAGPSPIWLASPAAGDVYRLNPALPRQTQRLEVLAEVQPGLRLTPVELYVDDVLLARLESPPYAARWELEAGRHRFRARGRTEAGEWLESPTVEIVVKE
- a CDS encoding MerR family transcriptional regulator, which encodes MSSKDNRPVYTIATAAELLGVHPRTLRLYEAAGLVKPARRNNRRIYSNNDLRWIRCIRYLIHEQGLNQEGIRRLLALMPCWEIRGCPPEQYQNCEARRDRTTPCWAIASMTCRQEQKCHTCDVYLRARERLLDEGELQHMDEQAPELP
- a CDS encoding glycine cleavage system protein H, with product MNIDQYNFPDDLLYDREHSWARVEGSVVTQGLTDFGQSLAGEIVYVEVPRKGREVKQGEPFMSMESGKWVGRIKAVVSGKIVAANEELEWESTQVNHDPYGAGWLVKIEMSDPSELDKLMKPQDPAFAEFIAAERAKYGK
- a CDS encoding response regulator; this encodes MAQETKSEAARQPVILCIEDEPEMIDLIRLILERRGYKVLGAVGGEEGMKALEAQVPDLILLDLMMPDMDGWEVFRQVRANPRLQHIPVVVVTAKAQSIDKVLGLHIAKVDDYITKPFGPQELIEAVERVLSRQAAS
- the buk gene encoding butyrate kinase, producing the protein MFRILAINPGSTSTKIAVFEDETPLFTEVIHHDAQELAKYTRIFDQYPLRRDAVLNALQRHAIPIASLHAVVGRGGLLRPIESGTYLVNERMLADLQAPKEREHASNLGAVIAHEIAVQAGVSAYIVDPVCVDEFDDIARISGLPEIERKSLSHALNMKAMGRRAGKDLGKPYHELNLVIAHMGGGISVSAHRKGRMVDVNQALDGTGPFSPERAGGLPVGDVVRMCYSGKYTYEQMMRKIVGQGGLVAHLGTNNATEVERRILAGDAHARLVYEAMAYQIAKEIGLAATVLYGQVDAIVLTGGLAHSEMLINWIRPRVEWIAPVLVYPGEDELLAMTQGVLRVLRGEEPAKEY